A single Roseinatronobacter monicus DNA region contains:
- a CDS encoding EAL domain-containing protein has protein sequence MSMRRLNPSSIVDAAHASPLSCAAEKQRKDTLRMVRAALDERRAVLAFQPVVQARMPKRAAFYEGLIRIIDPTGRVIPAADFMDAVETNEMGRRIDCLALEMGLATLAREPSIRISVNMSARSIGYPEWLATLERGLRHTPYIAERLILEITESSAILVPDMVTLFMQDMQERGICFALDDFGAGYTAFRYLKDFYFDIVKIDGAFIRDIAHEADNQILVQALVSIARHFDMFTVAESVETAEDAQTLVRMGVDCLQGYYFGAPSIQEPWKVSNLKPRQTG, from the coding sequence ATGTCCATGCGCCGCCTGAACCCAAGCAGTATTGTTGATGCCGCCCATGCCTCGCCCCTGTCTTGCGCTGCGGAAAAACAGCGCAAGGACACGCTGAGAATGGTGCGGGCAGCACTGGATGAACGCCGCGCCGTTCTGGCCTTTCAGCCAGTCGTGCAGGCGCGCATGCCTAAGCGCGCTGCTTTCTACGAAGGGCTGATCCGAATCATCGATCCGACGGGACGGGTCATTCCAGCAGCCGATTTTATGGATGCGGTCGAAACCAACGAAATGGGTCGGCGCATTGACTGTCTTGCGCTGGAAATGGGTTTGGCCACGCTTGCGCGGGAACCCTCGATCCGGATCTCGGTCAATATGTCTGCGCGCTCGATCGGGTATCCGGAATGGCTGGCCACGCTGGAGCGCGGTTTGCGTCATACGCCCTATATCGCAGAGCGGCTGATCCTCGAGATTACGGAATCCTCGGCCATTCTCGTACCGGATATGGTCACGCTATTCATGCAGGATATGCAGGAAAGGGGCATATGTTTCGCGCTGGACGATTTTGGCGCGGGCTATACGGCGTTCCGATATTTGAAGGACTTTTACTTTGATATCGTCAAGATTGATGGCGCTTTCATTCGGGACATCGCCCATGAGGCGGACAATCAAATTCTGGTGCAGGCCTTGGTATCTATCGCGCGGCATTTCGATATGTTCACTGTGGCCGAATCCGTCGAGACGGCGGAAGATGCACAAACATTGGTCCGGATGGGGGTCGACTGCCTGCAAGGGTATTATTTCGGGGCACCGTCCATACAGGAACCTTGGAAAGTATCGAACCTGAAGCCCCGCCAAACAGGATGA
- the argH gene encoding argininosuccinate lyase, with protein MDKKSANTMWGGRFSAGPDAIMEAINASIGFDKRLASQDIAGSRAHAAMLAATGIIKAEDAAAIDTGLVQVLEEIEAGTFTFSTALEDIHMNVEARLSEIIGAPAGRLHTARSRNDQVALDFRMWVRAQCDAAISGLDALISAFLAQAEAGADWVMPGFTHLQTAQPVTWGHHMLAYVEMFARDRSRFEDARARMNECPLGAAALAGTSFPIDRHMTAQALGFDRPTSNSLDTVSDRDFALEFLGAASICAMHLSRFAEELVIWSSAQFRFVRMSDRFSTGSSIMPQKRNPDAAELLRAKLGRILGATVALFTVMKGLPLTYSKDMQEDKEQVFDAADNLILGLAAMEGMVRDLTANRAALEAAASSGFSTATDLADWLVRALNLPFREAHHVTGALVKLAEDKGCDLADLSLDEMQKIHGEITQAVYSVLGVQNSVASRTSYGGTAPENVRAQVARWKEGL; from the coding sequence ATGGACAAGAAATCGGCAAATACAATGTGGGGCGGGCGCTTCAGCGCCGGTCCAGACGCGATCATGGAGGCGATCAATGCCTCGATCGGGTTTGACAAGCGACTTGCGTCGCAAGATATCGCAGGCTCGCGCGCCCACGCCGCCATGCTGGCCGCAACCGGGATCATCAAGGCCGAAGATGCCGCCGCAATCGACACTGGTCTGGTGCAAGTGCTGGAGGAAATCGAGGCGGGCACATTCACCTTTTCAACCGCGCTGGAAGACATTCACATGAATGTCGAGGCGCGGTTGAGCGAGATTATCGGCGCCCCCGCCGGACGGCTGCACACGGCCCGGTCACGCAACGATCAGGTGGCACTGGATTTTCGCATGTGGGTGCGCGCGCAATGCGATGCGGCCATCTCGGGGCTTGATGCCCTGATCTCTGCCTTTCTGGCGCAGGCAGAGGCGGGCGCGGATTGGGTCATGCCGGGGTTCACCCATCTGCAAACGGCGCAGCCTGTCACATGGGGCCATCACATGCTGGCCTATGTCGAAATGTTTGCCCGTGACAGATCGCGCTTTGAAGATGCGCGCGCGCGGATGAATGAATGCCCGCTTGGCGCGGCGGCCCTTGCGGGCACGTCCTTTCCGATTGACCGGCACATGACCGCGCAGGCATTGGGCTTTGACCGGCCCACATCAAACTCGCTCGACACTGTCTCGGACCGCGATTTTGCGCTGGAATTTCTGGGCGCGGCCTCGATCTGTGCCATGCATCTGTCGCGTTTTGCCGAAGAGCTGGTGATCTGGTCCTCGGCGCAATTTCGGTTCGTGCGCATGTCAGACCGCTTCTCGACCGGCTCCAGCATCATGCCCCAGAAACGCAATCCCGATGCCGCCGAATTGCTGCGCGCCAAGCTGGGCCGCATCTTGGGCGCGACAGTTGCGCTGTTCACGGTCATGAAGGGGCTGCCGCTGACCTATTCGAAGGACATGCAAGAAGACAAAGAACAGGTCTTTGACGCGGCTGATAACCTGATCCTCGGGCTTGCTGCGATGGAAGGGATGGTGCGTGATCTGACCGCCAATCGCGCAGCCTTAGAGGCGGCGGCCTCGTCCGGCTTTTCCACCGCCACCGATCTGGCCGACTGGCTGGTGCGCGCGCTGAACCTGCCCTTCCGCGAGGCGCATCATGTGACCGGCGCTCTGGTCAAGCTGGCCGAGGATAAGGGCTGCGATCTGGCCGATCTCAGCTTGGACGAGATGCAGAAAATACATGGCGAAATCACGCAGGCGGTCTATTCTGTATTGGGTGTGCAGAACTCGGTCGCCAGCCGGACAAGTTATGGCGGCACTGCACCAGAGAATGTGCGCGCCCAAGTCGCGCGCTGGAAAGAGGGGCTTTGA
- the lysA gene encoding diaminopimelate decarboxylase, with product MDHFQYRGGILHAEDVPLTEIAAEVCTPFYCYSTATLTRHFRLFQEALAGMDHLVCFAIKSLSNQAILRTLGDLGAGMDVVSGGEYRRALAAGIPGARIVFSGVGKTREEMAFALRNGIRQFNVESAEELRVLSDVATSLGAVAPITLRVNPDVDAKTHEKIATGRKEDKFGVPISRAREIYAQAAALPGIDVVGVDVHIGSQLTDLAPFEAAFTKIADLTRVLRADGHTIRRLDLGGGLGIPYTRSNETPPLPLEYGAMIQRVLGDLDVEIEIEPGRLIAGNAGILVASVIYLKEGEGRDFLILDGAMNDLIRPAMYGAYHDIVPVLEPVAAVAQSPVDIVGPVCESGDTFAKGRDMPPLAPGDLVAFRSAGAYGAVMASEYNTRPLIPEVLVKDDQYAVIRARPSFDEIINRDTLPTWL from the coding sequence ATGGACCATTTCCAATATCGTGGTGGCATCCTGCATGCCGAAGATGTGCCCCTGACCGAAATCGCCGCTGAGGTGTGCACGCCGTTCTATTGTTACTCCACGGCCACGCTGACCCGTCATTTCCGCCTGTTTCAGGAGGCGCTGGCGGGCATGGATCATCTGGTCTGCTTTGCCATCAAATCGCTGTCCAATCAGGCGATCCTGCGCACGCTGGGCGATCTGGGTGCTGGAATGGATGTCGTGTCGGGGGGCGAGTATCGCCGGGCATTGGCTGCGGGCATACCGGGCGCGCGCATTGTTTTCTCGGGGGTCGGCAAAACCCGCGAGGAAATGGCCTTTGCGCTGCGCAACGGTATCCGGCAGTTCAATGTCGAATCGGCCGAAGAATTGCGCGTGCTCTCGGATGTGGCAACGTCACTGGGCGCTGTGGCCCCGATCACGCTGCGCGTGAATCCTGATGTGGACGCCAAAACCCACGAGAAAATCGCCACCGGGCGCAAAGAAGACAAATTCGGCGTCCCCATCAGCCGCGCGCGCGAGATTTATGCACAAGCCGCCGCATTGCCGGGCATTGATGTGGTGGGCGTCGACGTGCATATCGGCAGCCAATTGACAGACCTTGCGCCATTTGAAGCCGCATTCACCAAGATTGCCGACCTGACGCGCGTGTTGCGCGCTGATGGCCACACCATCCGGCGGCTGGATCTGGGGGGTGGGCTTGGCATTCCCTATACCCGCTCGAATGAAACGCCACCGCTGCCGCTGGAATACGGCGCGATGATCCAGCGTGTGCTGGGCGATCTGGATGTCGAGATCGAGATAGAGCCGGGGCGGTTGATCGCGGGCAATGCCGGTATTCTTGTGGCCTCGGTGATTTACCTGAAAGAAGGCGAGGGGCGTGATTTCCTGATCCTTGACGGGGCCATGAACGACCTGATCCGCCCGGCCATGTATGGGGCCTATCATGATATTGTGCCGGTGCTGGAACCTGTTGCCGCAGTCGCGCAAAGCCCGGTTGATATTGTCGGACCGGTCTGCGAATCGGGCGATACCTTTGCCAAAGGGCGTGACATGCCGCCACTTGCGCCGGGTGATCTTGTCGCCTTCCGCTCCGCCGGGGCATATGGCGCGGTCATGGCGTCGGAATACAATACGCGCCCTTTGATCCCCGAAGTTCTGGTGAAAGATGATCAATATGCTGTCATCCGGGCGCGTCCAAGCTTTGACGAGATCATTAATCGCGATACGTTGCCCACATGGCTGTGA
- a CDS encoding DUF2834 domain-containing protein, with the protein MSPLRLIFLALAIWGTIHPMYWFITWFVQNEWSLMAMVDAWHANASTTGLVWDLTIAAVALTVFVLVETWQRRRFIGLLAIPATFCIGVSCGLPLYLFLRSRPE; encoded by the coding sequence ATGAGTCCCCTGCGCCTGATATTCCTGGCCCTTGCCATCTGGGGCACGATCCATCCGATGTATTGGTTCATCACATGGTTTGTGCAGAATGAATGGTCGCTAATGGCGATGGTCGATGCGTGGCACGCCAATGCCTCGACAACTGGTCTTGTCTGGGATCTGACCATTGCGGCTGTCGCGCTGACAGTGTTCGTGCTGGTCGAAACATGGCAGCGCCGCCGCTTTATCGGGCTTCTGGCCATCCCCGCCACCTTTTGTATCGGGGTGTCCTGTGGGCTGCCTCTCTACCTGTTCCTGCGTTCACGACCAGAGTGA